The following proteins are co-located in the Acanthochromis polyacanthus isolate Apoly-LR-REF ecotype Palm Island chromosome 7, KAUST_Apoly_ChrSc, whole genome shotgun sequence genome:
- the LOC110960546 gene encoding G-protein coupled receptor 183-like, whose amino-acid sequence MLLSNITHSLTAGVPLAVNFDSPVEYLIFIFQILFATTAVLLSGPVVVTILVTRTLYLQNRFIFMLNTSLCDTLVGFSVYYLGLFDVQEGFPSRNGTYNLLPSLLGVNIMTFLFAQFDRYFAVCHPFIYSRFVRRWMVVFANVYCWCHVYSQTIVMVFLPLSKAIQMYVLSIVSLQLIVLTKVAMTIKLYVVARYQLARDPPSAERESKKESLRIIIFAVITFLLLWYPSFVNIVLRLALGVGLNFRNQATNLFAVLARFNAVSTPAVYLWGSPALRRAMLWTVWARVCPRCKRR is encoded by the coding sequence ATGCTCCTCTCCAACATCACACACTCTCTGACTGCGGGAGTGCCTCTCGCGGTGAACTTCGACAGTCCTGTGGAGTATCTCATCTTCATTTTCCAGATTCTGTTCGCCACCACTGCTGTTCTCCTCTCCGGGCCTGTGGTCGTTACCATCCTGGTCACCAGAACGCTTTACCTCCAGAACAGGTTCATTTTCATGCTCAACACCAGCCTTTGCGACACTCTGGTGGGCTTTTCGGTGTATTATCTGGGTCTGTTCGACGTCCAGGAGGGCTTCCCTTCCAGAAATGGCACTTACAACCTGCTGCCCTCTCTTCTTGGGGTCAACATTATGACATTTCTATTTGCGCAATTTGACCGCTATTTCGCAGTTTGTCATCCTTTTATCTACTCGCGCTTTGTGAGACGGTGGATGGTCGTTTTTGCAAATGTCTACTGCTGGTGTCATGTTTACAGCCAGACAATCGTTATGGTGTTCTTGCCGCTTTCCAAAGCGATACAGATGTATGTTCTGAGCATTGTCAGCCTGCAGCTCATCGTGCTCACCAAAGTGGCCATGACCATCAAACTGTATGTTGTCGCCAGATACCAGCTGGCGAGAGATCCTCCCAGCGCAGAGAGGGAGAGCAAAAAGGAGTCGCTCAGAATTATCATCTTTGCTGTCATAACTTTCCTGCTGCTGTGGTACCCCTCTTTCGTTAATATCGTCCTCAGATTGGCGCTGGGAGTCGGGCTGAACTTCAGGAACCAAGCCACCAATCTGTTCGCCGTCCTGGCTCGCTTTAACGCAGTGTCCACTCCGGCGGTGTACCTGTGGGGGAGTCCGGCCCTGAGGAGAGCCATGCTGTGGACGGTGTGGGCCAGAGTGTGTCCGAGGTGCAAGAGGAGGTGA